The sequence below is a genomic window from Cicer arietinum cultivar CDC Frontier isolate Library 1 chromosome 6, Cicar.CDCFrontier_v2.0, whole genome shotgun sequence.
ATTTAACTCACATCAAAATAATGGATATAAGCATACAAAAACGCTGAAGGATTATATCTTGGCAAGCAAACTGGAGAAAACGATTCTGACGTCCTGTATAATTATATACCATGAAATAGAGTAAGAACGTGCAGAAAGAATACTCAATAAGAAATCCACAAACTACTGCACAGATTTAACACAAAGTTAGAGCTAAATGAGCAGTAAAACATCATAATATTGTCCCCCCAACTAAAAAAGTTGATCATTGTATTATGTAAGACTGTTCAAAACTTATTTAGTTGTGGAAACTTTAGGCAGAACTCGACatgtttcaataaaaataacgCTCATGAGAACTGGATGATCATCTCAATCCTAAATTGGAAAACTTTACACATCAGGTTttcataaatcataattttcCATAATTACCTCTAAAAAAACACCAGAATGCTTATAACCTCCACAACCAAACTTAATAATTGGCTAAATCTTTAAGAAATGAGGAGTAAGTTATACCATCAAATCAAACCATCAGTCAGTTTGACTACTATctcaaaaataaattcaattcacTTGCCTGAAGGATTCTGATGACATAACAAAGTTGGCCAGCAGCAGCATGTCATCTGGATGAAGGGAAGCTTTCTGAGCGCCAACAAGACTGATCACCTGCATTTGACCTTCAATGTGTTATTCTAAGTCACTAAATAAATAGACAAAATAACTCATTAGAGTCAAACCTTGTGCCTGCACATTAGTGTTGCAAACAAAACACCTGAATCAGCAATGTCTTGCAAGACAGCACCTGCAGCTTGCCTTGTTGCATAAGAAAGAGGAAGGCAAGTATAAGCATGCAGAAATGTAGCTGGGTTCCTGAAATAGCCAGACAAATAACAGTATTTTACAAATTACTACCAAGATGTAAAATAAAACACCGGGAAACAGGGCATGCTAAGAGCAGAGAAACAAACCAACTGAAAGAGTGGATTAGAGAAGAGAAGATGGTGTCTGTTCCACCAAGTAAGGGTGTCATATCGAACTTCGGATTCTTCTCAAAACATTTATTTACTGATCTTGTTAATATAACAAGCATCTGCACAAATGTGGACAACAGGGAAGTGTCATATAACCCTGACAACATAGTATGTCCAGTTGAATGTCCTAATGAAGCAATAGAAATTTGAGAAGTATACAAATCCAGTAATTTTGACGATACAAACTCAATTATACCTGGCCATATATTAATTCCAACTGCCCCTTTAATGACTCATACGGTTCTTCTGTGGAGCTGATGCAGACCAAGTAAATTGGTCCTTTCACAAGAAAAACCACCTACACCATAATTTCAAACTATAACAATAATGaaacatacaaaaattcaatcataaaaaacattaaaaaaaaaaagagcataTAATCAGACCTGATGCTTTCCAGCCCTCACCAATTTGACAGAATCACCCCTAACATAGAGTCCAGTgcaaaaatcatattaaaatatgcACAGTAGTATCATTCAATTAATTgattacttaattaattaacgAGAAACGGAAAAAGACATTAAATGAATACCCGTTCTCAACAAAGGAAATGATTGCTTGCAAAGTTGCTGAAAACCCTGCAAGCTTGTGTTCATCTCCATAcctaaaaaggaaataaaacaaTGCAAAAAACAATACTAGCATAAATTGAATGAACCTCGTGTGATTATGAAGTGATGAGTGAATAAACAGAGACAAAAACTAACCTAGAATATATAGGTTTTCCAGAATTGCTGAGAATAAAGAAATGCTTCTTCCTTTTTCTCCACGATATTGAAGCATCATCCTGCACTTTATTCATCAATCAAACAGAATATGATATTTATGCATAGATAAATGTATGCATCAATTTAGAGAGAAAATCAATGTACGTACTTCATCTTGGTGTCGTTTACCGGGAATCCAGGAAGCATTGGAATCGGAAATTGAGATTTCATCGATATGAATTCTCATTTGTTCCTCAATTTCATCGCGCTGGATCTCGATTAAGGAAGAAGCACTTGTGGCACTAGTGCTACCTCCTTCGCCAGCGTAACCGCTACTACTAGGGCTTGAAGGTTGATCAATTTCGTGTTCCGAACCGGTTCTCTCCCACGCGACATCTGAACCGGATTCGACAGGTGCTTCTACCTCTACATCGGTTTCTCTCACTACTGATT
It includes:
- the LOC101514607 gene encoding vacuolar fusion protein MON1 homolog isoform X1 codes for the protein MSSSQFDESVVRETDVEVEAPVESGSDVAWERTGSEHEIDQPSSPSSSGYAGEGGSTSATSASSLIEIQRDEIEEQMRIHIDEISISDSNASWIPGKRHQDEDDASISWRKRKKHFFILSNSGKPIYSRYGDEHKLAGFSATLQAIISFVENGGDSVKLVRAGKHQVVFLVKGPIYLVCISSTEEPYESLKGQLELIYGQMLVILTRSVNKCFEKNPKFDMTPLLGGTDTIFSSLIHSFSWNPATFLHAYTCLPLSYATRQAAGAVLQDIADSGVLFATLMCRHKVISLVGAQKASLHPDDMLLLANFVMSSESFRTSESFSPVCLPRYNPSAFLYAYIHYFDADTYLMLLTTNSDAFYHLKDCRIRIEMVLLKSNVLSEVQRSLLDGGMHVEDLPPIPHSGPSHLGQHIPPSDSPERFKEANHDTGGPAGLWHFIYRSIYLDQYVSSEFSSSISTRQQQKRLYRAYQKLFASMHDKGIGPHKTQFRRDENYVLLCWVTQDFELYAAFDPLADKALAIKTCNRVCQWIKDVENEIFLLGASPFSW
- the LOC101514607 gene encoding vacuolar fusion protein MON1 homolog isoform X2 → MQDDASISWRKRKKHFFILSNSGKPIYSRYGDEHKLAGFSATLQAIISFVENGGDSVKLVRAGKHQVVFLVKGPIYLVCISSTEEPYESLKGQLELIYGQMLVILTRSVNKCFEKNPKFDMTPLLGGTDTIFSSLIHSFSWNPATFLHAYTCLPLSYATRQAAGAVLQDIADSGVLFATLMCRHKVISLVGAQKASLHPDDMLLLANFVMSSESFRTSESFSPVCLPRYNPSAFLYAYIHYFDADTYLMLLTTNSDAFYHLKDCRIRIEMVLLKSNVLSEVQRSLLDGGMHVEDLPPIPHSGPSHLGQHIPPSDSPERFKEANHDTGGPAGLWHFIYRSIYLDQYVSSEFSSSISTRQQQKRLYRAYQKLFASMHDKGIGPHKTQFRRDENYVLLCWVTQDFELYAAFDPLADKALAIKTCNRVCQWIKDVENEIFLLGASPFSW